A DNA window from Halomicrobium mukohataei DSM 12286 contains the following coding sequences:
- a CDS encoding DUF2309 domain-containing protein — translation MSTDDAIHESIETAAQTVGSRWPLHSFVTANPLSGFEDQPFHEAVAATADTLGSDGYPDADVFRRAWEDGRIDPDVLRTTLREHGYESDPETTLDRMANTERAEATETATASERVDAVLTKWLSAFLDQGQAKWPMPEREDGFYDAFRAVARHDGEIPDAEAIAELPDCPLDAIREQLVNDPVGEWPDIFEFHLAALPGWTGLLKQRADDGDAWQSAYPITLAGYLAVRLTLVDLFDAPRTPAEADGDDATVDGAVPLPEVWLTAWEATYRSELVAELTDASESVAETDEGDRPDAQLVFCIDTRSEIIRRHVEAAGDYETHGYAGFFGVPMRYEGHDSEVAVDACPPILDPQHRIADRPTDREVSRHAEHDRWAAIREAGESVIGRLRSNAATAFSYVETTGAGYGAALAARTLVPGRVHDLLDAVDDRTPDDHAVWEPAVDHDPDHAHELPAGLTVEEKVEYAATAFELMGWEQFARLVVFTGHASQTANNPFDASLDCGACAGNPGGPSARVLAAVCNDDAVRERLRDRGIDVPEDTYFLAGEHNTTTDEIELYADAVPETHADDLDALRADLETARAGAAAERADDMGADGDAGRDTHRRAADWAETRPEWGLAGNAGFVVGPRELTDGLDLDARAFLHSYDWTTDDEGDALEAILTGPMVVTQWINAQYYFSTVDNAVFGSGSKVTHNPVGNVGVYQGNGGDLLTGLPLQSLMAADDEPYHQPLRLSTVVHAPVERVTDVLADNPEVAELLDNDWLHLTVVDPEQEHCAFHYAEDLEWTPISEETTPAQATAGTPSPADD, via the coding sequence ATGAGTACTGACGACGCGATCCACGAGAGTATCGAGACGGCAGCACAGACGGTCGGCTCCCGCTGGCCGTTGCACTCGTTCGTGACGGCCAACCCCCTCTCGGGCTTCGAGGACCAGCCCTTCCACGAGGCCGTCGCGGCCACAGCAGACACGCTGGGGAGCGACGGTTACCCAGACGCCGACGTGTTCCGCCGTGCCTGGGAAGACGGTCGGATCGACCCCGACGTCCTCCGGACCACGCTGCGCGAACACGGGTACGAGAGCGATCCCGAGACGACGCTCGATCGCATGGCGAACACGGAGCGGGCCGAGGCGACCGAGACGGCGACCGCCAGCGAGCGGGTGGACGCGGTGCTGACCAAGTGGCTGTCGGCGTTCCTCGATCAGGGACAGGCCAAGTGGCCGATGCCGGAACGCGAGGACGGCTTCTACGACGCGTTCCGCGCCGTCGCTCGCCACGACGGCGAGATCCCCGACGCCGAAGCGATCGCCGAGCTTCCGGACTGCCCGCTCGACGCCATCCGAGAGCAGCTCGTGAACGATCCCGTCGGAGAGTGGCCGGACATCTTCGAGTTCCACCTGGCCGCGTTGCCGGGCTGGACCGGCCTGCTCAAGCAGCGGGCCGACGACGGGGACGCCTGGCAGTCCGCGTACCCGATCACGCTGGCCGGCTATCTGGCGGTCAGGCTGACGCTGGTCGACCTGTTCGACGCCCCGCGCACGCCCGCGGAGGCAGACGGGGACGACGCCACGGTGGACGGGGCCGTCCCGCTCCCCGAGGTCTGGCTGACCGCCTGGGAGGCGACCTACCGCTCGGAGCTCGTCGCGGAGCTTACCGACGCAAGCGAGTCGGTCGCTGAGACCGACGAGGGGGACAGACCGGACGCACAGCTCGTCTTCTGTATCGACACCCGCTCGGAGATCATCCGCCGCCACGTCGAGGCCGCTGGCGACTACGAGACCCACGGCTACGCCGGGTTCTTCGGCGTCCCGATGCGCTACGAGGGACACGACTCGGAGGTGGCCGTCGACGCCTGCCCGCCGATCCTCGACCCACAGCACCGCATCGCGGATCGTCCCACGGACCGCGAGGTGTCACGCCACGCCGAACACGACCGCTGGGCGGCCATCCGCGAGGCGGGCGAGAGCGTGATCGGGCGGCTCCGCTCCAACGCGGCGACGGCGTTCAGCTACGTCGAGACCACCGGCGCGGGGTACGGGGCCGCACTCGCGGCCCGGACGCTGGTCCCCGGACGCGTCCACGACCTGCTCGACGCCGTCGACGATCGCACGCCCGACGACCACGCGGTCTGGGAGCCGGCCGTCGATCACGATCCGGACCACGCCCACGAACTCCCGGCGGGGCTGACGGTCGAGGAGAAAGTCGAGTACGCCGCGACGGCGTTCGAACTCATGGGCTGGGAGCAGTTCGCCCGCCTGGTCGTGTTCACCGGCCACGCGAGCCAGACGGCGAACAATCCCTTCGACGCCAGCCTCGACTGCGGTGCCTGTGCCGGCAACCCCGGCGGCCCCAGCGCCCGCGTCCTCGCCGCTGTCTGCAACGACGACGCCGTCAGAGAACGCCTGCGTGACCGCGGCATCGACGTGCCCGAAGACACCTACTTCCTGGCCGGCGAGCACAACACGACCACCGACGAGATCGAGCTGTACGCGGACGCCGTCCCCGAGACACACGCCGACGATCTCGACGCGCTCCGCGCCGATCTCGAAACTGCGCGTGCCGGTGCGGCCGCCGAGCGCGCCGACGACATGGGCGCGGACGGCGACGCGGGCCGTGATACGCACCGCCGCGCGGCCGACTGGGCAGAGACGCGCCCGGAGTGGGGGCTGGCGGGCAACGCCGGCTTCGTCGTCGGCCCGCGCGAACTCACCGACGGGCTCGATCTGGACGCCCGCGCGTTCCTCCACTCCTACGACTGGACGACCGACGACGAGGGCGACGCGCTCGAAGCCATTCTGACCGGGCCGATGGTCGTCACCCAGTGGATCAACGCCCAGTACTACTTCTCGACGGTCGACAACGCCGTCTTCGGCAGCGGCTCGAAGGTGACTCACAACCCCGTCGGCAACGTCGGCGTCTACCAGGGCAACGGCGGCGACCTGCTGACCGGCCTCCCGCTGCAATCGCTGATGGCTGCCGACGACGAACCGTACCACCAGCCGCTTCGCCTCTCGACGGTCGTCCACGCGCCCGTCGAGCGCGTCACCGACGTGCTCGCCGACAACCCCGAGGTCGCCGAACTGCTGGACAACGACTGGCTCCACCTCACCGTCGTCGACCCCGAGCAGGAGCACTGCGCGTTCCACTACGCCGAGGACCTGGAGTGGACGCCGATCTCGGAGGAGACGACACCAGCACAGGCGACCGCTGGGACGCCCTCGCCGGCCGACGACTGA
- a CDS encoding competence/damage-inducible protein A translates to MQVALITVGDEILSGDTENTNAGWLARRLTERGVTIARMLTIPDDRALIARHVREWADAFDAVIVTGGLGDTPDDVTLEAVADAFDREMTVQPAVRERVEEKAREYREENPERYEEHDFDLDFEETAALPADARPLQTAASFNPGCVVENVYVFPGFPEELQAMFDSVADEFGGDAVAESVPTVTPEGALKDVLAGVRERFDVAVGSYPAHGDADGRVKVSGTDAQEVAAAAEWVAQRVDSPE, encoded by the coding sequence ATGCAGGTCGCACTCATCACCGTCGGCGACGAGATTCTCTCGGGGGACACGGAGAACACGAACGCCGGGTGGCTGGCCCGCCGGCTGACCGAGCGCGGGGTCACGATCGCGCGGATGCTCACGATCCCCGACGACCGGGCGCTGATCGCCCGCCACGTCCGGGAGTGGGCCGACGCCTTCGACGCCGTGATCGTCACGGGCGGCCTGGGCGACACGCCCGACGACGTGACCCTCGAAGCGGTCGCCGACGCCTTCGACCGCGAGATGACCGTCCAGCCCGCCGTCCGCGAGCGCGTCGAGGAGAAGGCCCGCGAGTACCGCGAGGAGAACCCCGAGCGCTACGAGGAACACGACTTCGACCTGGACTTCGAGGAGACCGCGGCGCTGCCGGCGGACGCCCGCCCGCTCCAGACGGCGGCCAGCTTCAACCCCGGCTGCGTGGTCGAGAACGTCTACGTCTTCCCCGGCTTCCCGGAGGAGTTGCAGGCGATGTTCGACAGCGTCGCCGACGAGTTCGGTGGCGACGCGGTCGCCGAGTCCGTGCCGACGGTCACGCCCGAGGGCGCGCTCAAGGACGTGCTCGCGGGCGTTCGCGAGCGGTTCGACGTGGCGGTCGGCAGCTACCCCGCACACGGGGACGCGGACGGTCGGGTGAAGGTGTCGGGGACCGACGCCCAGGAGGTGGCCGCGGCGGCCGAGTGGGTCGCACAACGCGTCGACAGCCCCGAGTAG
- a CDS encoding (Fe-S)-binding protein, with amino-acid sequence MTVPLQTTTRPTFWQIGPVGKAVFYYLAALALLVFAFGVYERLTRYTRGSDEPFPRLDALPSRILSGARLALTNAKQFDRDLVAGVMHTFVFWGFLTLLIGTTILGIDMDLYRPLTGESFFVGEFYLSYSFVMDAMGLLFVVGVGVAMWRRYVRRTDRLHGRHTAREDDYFLGALFLLGVGGYVTEAVRILGTSAVRNVSFETWSFVGWAGKEWLAAAGVSPEMAAAAYPVIWWSHSLLALAFVAWVPYAKPFHMLSSFANVVTRDEKAGKRLPGVPEDASPEEIGPSEIDDFSWKQLLDQDACTKCGRCSSACPAKESGRPLDPRDVILDLKQYREERDAGGEAVDIVADGGTSVVDSATMESCMACMACMDACPVEIEHLTHFTEMNRRLTESGQMDEHVQDAMMNVFQQGNTFGEPERKRPDWTEELDFDVPDAREEPVDYCWYVGDYPSYDDRNQEIAKALARVFEASDASYGILYEDEQTDGNDVRRVGEEGLYEMLVEDNAAAIQDCEFGRIVCTDPHSFNTFKHEYPEFEACEWEGDDVAHYTQVVADLVETGRLAVPATLTDTVTYHDPCHLGRYNGEFEAPRALIDATGVDRVEMPRNRDDSFCCGGGGGGLWMDLEEEAKPSEERLREALEDTEAGATVDRFVVACPMCMTMYEDGRKTGDYEDDIEIVGVTELLAEAIAAESAA; translated from the coding sequence ATGACAGTTCCACTCCAGACCACCACCAGACCGACCTTCTGGCAGATCGGACCGGTCGGCAAGGCGGTGTTCTACTACCTCGCGGCGCTGGCGTTGCTCGTGTTCGCCTTCGGCGTGTACGAGCGTCTCACACGCTACACTCGCGGGAGTGACGAGCCGTTCCCGCGCCTGGACGCGCTTCCCTCGCGGATCCTCTCGGGCGCGCGCCTCGCGCTGACCAACGCCAAGCAGTTCGACCGCGACCTCGTCGCGGGCGTGATGCACACCTTCGTCTTCTGGGGGTTCCTGACGCTGCTGATCGGGACGACGATTCTGGGCATCGACATGGACCTCTACCGGCCCCTGACCGGCGAGTCCTTCTTCGTCGGCGAGTTCTACCTCTCCTATTCCTTCGTGATGGACGCGATGGGGCTGTTGTTCGTCGTCGGGGTCGGCGTCGCGATGTGGCGGCGGTACGTCCGCCGGACGGACCGGCTCCACGGCCGCCACACCGCCCGCGAGGACGACTACTTCCTCGGCGCGCTCTTCCTGCTCGGCGTCGGCGGGTACGTCACCGAGGCCGTCCGCATCCTCGGGACGAGCGCGGTCCGAAACGTGAGCTTCGAGACGTGGAGTTTCGTCGGCTGGGCGGGCAAGGAGTGGCTCGCCGCTGCAGGTGTTTCCCCCGAGATGGCGGCCGCCGCCTACCCCGTGATCTGGTGGAGCCACTCGCTGCTGGCGCTGGCCTTCGTCGCCTGGGTGCCCTACGCCAAGCCCTTCCACATGCTGTCGTCCTTTGCCAACGTCGTCACTCGCGACGAGAAGGCCGGCAAGCGCCTCCCCGGCGTCCCCGAAGACGCCAGCCCGGAGGAGATCGGCCCAAGCGAGATCGACGACTTCTCCTGGAAACAGCTGCTCGATCAGGACGCCTGCACGAAGTGTGGCCGCTGCTCGTCGGCGTGTCCGGCCAAGGAGTCGGGCCGCCCGCTCGATCCGCGCGACGTGATCCTCGACCTGAAGCAGTACCGCGAAGAACGGGACGCCGGGGGCGAGGCCGTCGACATCGTCGCGGATGGGGGTACATCAGTCGTCGACAGCGCGACGATGGAGTCCTGCATGGCCTGTATGGCCTGCATGGACGCCTGTCCGGTCGAGATCGAACACCTCACTCACTTCACCGAGATGAACCGCCGGCTGACGGAGTCGGGCCAGATGGACGAACACGTCCAGGACGCCATGATGAACGTCTTCCAGCAGGGCAACACCTTCGGCGAACCCGAACGCAAGCGGCCCGACTGGACCGAGGAACTGGATTTCGACGTGCCCGACGCCCGCGAGGAGCCCGTCGACTACTGCTGGTACGTCGGCGACTACCCCAGCTACGACGACCGCAACCAGGAGATCGCCAAGGCGCTGGCCCGCGTGTTCGAAGCCAGCGACGCCTCCTACGGCATCCTCTACGAGGACGAGCAGACCGACGGCAACGACGTGCGCCGCGTCGGCGAGGAGGGGCTCTACGAGATGCTCGTCGAGGACAACGCGGCCGCTATCCAGGACTGCGAGTTCGGCCGGATCGTCTGTACGGACCCCCACTCGTTCAACACGTTCAAACACGAGTACCCCGAGTTCGAGGCCTGCGAGTGGGAGGGAGACGACGTGGCCCACTACACGCAGGTCGTCGCCGACCTCGTCGAGACCGGGCGACTGGCCGTGCCGGCGACGCTCACAGACACCGTCACCTACCACGACCCCTGCCACCTCGGGCGGTACAACGGCGAGTTCGAGGCCCCGCGGGCGCTGATCGACGCGACGGGCGTCGACCGCGTGGAGATGCCCCGCAACCGCGACGACTCCTTCTGCTGTGGCGGGGGCGGGGGCGGCCTCTGGATGGACCTCGAAGAGGAGGCAAAACCCAGCGAAGAGCGCCTGCGCGAGGCCCTGGAGGACACCGAAGCGGGCGCGACCGTGGATCGCTTCGTCGTCGCCTGCCCGATGTGCATGACGATGTACGAGGACGGCCGCAAGACCGGCGACTACGAGGACGACATCGAGATCGTCGGCGTCACCGAACTGCTGGCCGAAGCGATCGCCGCCGAGAGCGCGGCCTAA
- a CDS encoding HalOD1 output domain-containing protein: protein MAATERRNGVEIDDEWEPSTAIVRAVSSHTGQPVVELPPLYEVVDPDALDALFSGRQTLGVLTFAYAGHDVTVRADGHVEVSPISGS from the coding sequence ATGGCAGCGACCGAACGTAGGAACGGTGTCGAAATCGACGACGAGTGGGAGCCAAGTACCGCGATCGTCCGAGCGGTCAGTTCACACACCGGACAGCCGGTGGTGGAACTCCCGCCGCTGTACGAAGTCGTCGACCCGGACGCGCTGGACGCGCTGTTCAGCGGTCGCCAGACGCTCGGCGTGCTCACGTTCGCGTACGCGGGCCACGACGTGACGGTTCGGGCCGACGGGCACGTCGAAGTGTCGCCGATCTCGGGTAGTTAA